The window TCCCACAGCCAGCTGCCGTACTTCCTGGGCCGGCCCACTCACGAGCACACCGTCATCAAGTCGGGCTACTGCGTCAAGCAGGGAGCCGTGGTGGGTACCTGATGCTCTGTGGGGTTGAGTTGAGCTCAGAAAAGACCATCAACACAGAAGGAATTGTGATTCTTAAAACGCATTTGGCTCGTGGTGGTGGCCGGCGGGCATCAGTCTGCACATTTACAACACACCTTTCCAGAAAAATTCTCTCAAGTCTCAAAATCAACATGTACCGCCAATTATGATTTACTTGGAACTGTTGCAATGAAAGTGacatcaacaaaaataaatcgcATCTTCATGTGGGAGGGAATGTAAAGTCTTATGACTGGTGGAATGACAGATGATGAGATTTCAACTTGATTTAGGAAATGAAACTTCTACAGTGTGTTcaattctatatatatttttattttattttatatatataaaataaaattttatatatatatatttttttatatatatataaaacattttaaaaaatatatatatatatatatatatagtggcTTCTTTTGCCTTGGAGTTTTACAAAAGGTCTTaacatttttcccttttttcccccagatgAGGAACTGGAAACGGCGATATTTCCTCCTGGAGGAAAACTCAATGAGTTACTTCAAGTCAGATTTGGTAATTAACTTTTGATTTAGTTATGTGAAGcctttaagaaatgtttttgtttttttattgatgagGCATGAGGATTAAATCCCCCCGACAGTCTGAGGCAGAGtaacagcaaacacacagtcCCGAGTTCTGACATGTTTTATCTGCCGTCTGTGGAATTCAATGCCTTCACTTCACATGTCCTGTCATGCcgtgtcccccccccccggccTTCCttacacactcacgcacacagaCTGTCCTCAGGATAACACTGCACGTCTCATACCCTGTCCTTGTCCATGTCTGCCCTTATTTGACAGCTCTATCTGTCTATTTGGCTATCAACAGGCCCCAAGGACACAGactctctgtctgctgtatGAAACGGCCGGGTCGAGAAAGTTACAACTATCAGTTTTTAGTTTGCAATCTGCTGCTTGTAAGGAAAGTTCTGTCcttatgaaacaaaaaacagcaactcAGCAAGACAACCTCTCAAGACATTGTATTAGAAAAAGCATTTCTAATACAAATGGTAATCTTTATCAagtgtatttccttttttaagttttggcTTCTTTAAGTATTAACAGTCTTTTTCCTTAACTTACAGGAGAAAGAGCCGCTGAGAATGATCCCTCTGAAGGAAGTTCACAAAGTCCAGGAGTGTAAACAGAGGTATCTAACATGTCCCAGCATCTCACCATtccaccaaaaacaaaaaatatattttgtccaGAAGGATTTGTTTATGTTCCTGATGTAGATACTGATATagatgagatatatatatatatatatacggtcTGACCTGTTTTCCTCTTATGTTGCAGCGACATTATGATGAGAGATAATCTGTTCGAAGTCGTCACCACATCCAGAACGTTTTACATACAGGTACGGGTGTTTTTCTGTACAGTGTTCACAAACACCGTGATGGCCCTCTTGCTTGTCTCTATACCTACCAACCGTCTTGCTCTCTTTGTCCTTTTACTTTTGTCTCTACCAGGCGGACAGCCCAGAGGAGATGCACAGCTGGATTAAGGCTGTCTCAGGGGCCATTGTGGCCCAGCGGGGGCCTGGGAGGTCTGCTGCCACAGTATGTATATCACACTACAGTGTCACCGTAGTATGGATTCAAGTCTTTATAAGCAGACTTGAATCTGACTGGAGACCTCAGATGTACCTGTGAACAAGGGAAATGACTTCAGACATGACTTCAGACTCAACTTGCACCGACAGAACTTGAGACTTACGTACTGAGTGACATCAGGTGGAAGGAGGAGACAAGTCAAGACTGTTCAAAAGACtgatgtgtggtttttttttcactcatgtcatttatttatcattgtttaatgtttcttgCTCTGACAAGATCTCATATATAGCTGCAAGCTACAGAGATAACTCGATACTCCTTTTTGACTTCATCTCAAACAGATGCCGAGTAGCAGAAACGGTAGTTTGACCGTATGTCTTGGATGAGTTTGCtatgtgattttattattgtattataaatgtATCAAGCCCAGCTGTTCTCGTTGAGGTTGTAAAGTCTGAAAATAAGATTGATGTAGCTAAATTCTGCTTTGTGTACTCTGCACCAGTGTTTGCAAACTCTCAAGCCGCAGACCGCCATCGTGCCTCGGGGCATTTTCTACCAGGCCGCAAAGGAAATTATTACATTGATTGATTCACTTTATAGGCTGTTTTCTCAGTAGTAACATAGAACTTGGCACTTAGCCTGTTCTGCATTTCCTCTCATCCCTCCTTGTCACCAACCAACACCAAAAtagagatttttattttttatttcaggggGGGAAGTTGTGCCTTTTTTATTAGGCAATCAACAGATGACaggaaatggggggggggggcattgcGGTTCATGTTTAGCACTTTAACCCCTGAGCTGCCAGCCGCCCCTTTACTGATTGTTAGTGAAGATGACGGGCTGGTATACTAAACCAGAACGCCTTATCTGTGTGAGAATATTACCTGATTTTTAGAACAGCTTAATCCATTCAATCAGCAGCCTACATGCATAGAGACAGGCAGCCAGACCGgatcaggagagagagagagagagagagagagagagagagagaaaccagcTCCATAGTCCTGACTGCAGAGGAGAGGGTGTCCTTTGATGCAGTGGGTCCCTTATGGTTAGACTGGAAATGATTCTCAAAACCTCAGCTCTGGCAGTTTTCTCTACAGTtccctctttcttccctcctatgtccttctctctctccctttgtaGCTTGTTTTCCTCTCACCCACCTTTACCTCCTCTGtgcctcttctctctctctctctctctctctctctctctctctctctctcctctttttcccctttcttttctttcctgtctttgtcacattctctccacctccccctGTCCCTGTGGGCAGACAGCCCATCTGCTCTAATACTGCTTTGCACTGTGTTGTTGCAGATGCGGCAGGCCAGACGGCTGTCGAACCCCTGTATACAGAGGTATACGTCTCGAATCGGGGAGTGCAGCAGCACGTATGTCAGCTCCTCtaaatcccccccctcccccctttttaaaactacaagtttacctttttttttttttttttaatactgttttCCACTCACTGGCTGGCCCCTCTGTGGTTGTACAGAGCCGATCAGATCTTACCACACATCTGATGCTCCTTATTTTCTAAGAACCAACCACCATGTATGGCTGTGATAACCCAACAAAGCGCTCCTCCCTTCACGCCCTCGCCGCTTCCCTCAtccacttctcctcctcatttgctttcctttttcttttcgcCACACTGTCACTTTGAACTCGGCTCAAAGTTTTGAGCCCACTACATTCAGTGCTCGCAGACAGTGCCCAGAATTTTCTTGACTTGAGGTGTGCTTGATTTAGCTTCTCTCGCATGTGATGACTGTCGCCACCGGCAACGAAACCAAGAACACCTCAAGTTGTTCAAATGctaataagtattttttttttttttactttaaacagcTGGAATTTGACCATTTAACAGAAAGACCCGCAGTCACTGCCTCCCTACCTCCCCTTATGGCTTCACTTGCACAGCTTTCACCTGTCCTCACCATGATCGATGACgcttcagtgtaaaaaaaacaaactagaatgatttcatgtataatcCATACACGCATACATGACCAGCTTAGCTGTGAATACCTTAAAAAACCTGTTTGTATCTTGTGTCTATATTACTGGGTACATGTGTCTTTCACaccttctgtttctcttcccTCAACGCTCTGTTATCTCTGCAGTCTGCTGCAGCTGTGTACCTGTCTTAGATGTGTGACATCCTgcttgtctctcctcttccctcctgtTCGCTGcctgtatgttttttgtttttttctcttcctcaaaCACACCATGATAAGACACTTGTTTCCATGTTGACTACCTATACCTTTTCTTGTGTGCTAAATGTTTTAACGGCTTTGAATTGAGGACTCACCGATGCTGAATCCACATCTCTCCAGAGTCACAAACTTTTGGTtttcatagtgtgtgtgtgtgtgttgatttacTTAAGAATATTTTGGTTTGTAAGAGCTAATCAGGTGTACATGGGGGTAATGGGATATCTTAAGTTTTGTATATATTATCTGGtcttttgaattatattttagaTCTTTGGATTCAGCATAAAGCATCTGTTAATACGTGTGTGGCTCCACCTAGGATCTTTAGACATGTTTGGGTTGGGGAAACTGATTCTTAAATATTCTTCTTCTGCTTAAGTGGTACTTTGTGGATTTACAGATCAGAATATTTAAAAGGCCAAAAGGTCACAGGGTATCATTGTGCTTCTGTGGAAGAAATGATGTGTCAAAATACTGTAACTTGGAAGTTGACACAGATATTGGTATTTGAATTTTCTAACCAACTTTTCACCTACTGCTCAGCGACAACCCCTCTTTGCTTTCACTTTCTCTGccgtgtttgttttttctttctactccATTcgtctgttttgtgtttcagagaTTGAAATCTGACAATGAAAAGCCGTGAAATAATGAGCAACAACCAACCACTGCTTCCTAAGGCACTCTGCTCCTCCACTGCAACCTGTTGAGACTACCAAAACTAAAAACCCGCTgacactactaccactactccCGCTACCTCTACTACTTcaacttctactactactactgcttctactactactactgctactaccatCTCCCCCTCTTTAGCAATGCTACATTCTTCAGCACCTACAACCTTCAGTACCAACTCTAGTAAAGCTGCATACGGCTCCACACGCTGGTGCTAATTCCAAGTCTGTAACTCACTTTCGGTCCCCTCAAATAAAACTGCACATATCAGGATTTCACTTTgcttactaaaaaaaaaaaaaaaaaaacacaactattttcTTCTCGCTTTCTCTGTGTCCTCCCGCTGTTTCTGCTGCAGGACCACGGCGGCCGCTCCGCCTTCTACCGCAGCCCCGCGGGTCCCCCCGTCCCTCGCTCGCCCATATCTGCCATGCCACCATGCTACCCAGAGTGGGGCGCTGCTGTCACGTGCGGTACACGCCCGCAGCCTGGCGTGGGACAGCGAGCACTTCATGAGCCTGCTGCCACGGCCCAGTCACAGCCACACGCCAGCACGCCTGTCCCTGCAGGAGACGCGCCTGGCAAAGTGACCTGCGACCCACCGGCGATCACCATCGACAACTCTGAGGAGTCACCGTGGCGACGACGGAGCAGCTTTGAGCCCCACATGCCTGAGCCACACGTGGACCTGGATGACGCTGACCTGCCAGTGAGCGAGGTCTGAGCCGTTGGAACTGGACTTTAAAAGCTTCCTGATCTGGTTATTGGACATTAACAGATTTAAAGAGGAAACCACGCACatcatgtgtttaaaaaaaaaaaaaaaaaaaggggccgGCATTGGGTTTTCAAACCAAAGCTGTTGGCAGAAGACAATATTCAACTCGTGTTTCGAGCTCGTCCGTCAGAGTGCTAAAGAGAAAAGTTGTGTCACCGCCACTGAACTGCACTCGTGTGCCAAAGACGACCCGGTCTTCACCCACACCCGCTCCGCCCGCCTGCTGTCGCATTAACAacgatgtatttatttactaagAGTTGACGTtttcaaacaaaactacaaacttTAGTTAACTTCAGTGACAGAGCTTTATTTTAACCTGCACAGGCACAATGATGTGACGGAGGAACTTTGTAAACCACTTTGTGCCAAGAATATAAGGGAACTTTGAAGGTTGCAAGCATTTCCTAtagtctgagagagagagagagagaaagggagagagttCAAACTGAGGAGTAGCCTGTCATCACCTCTCTTATCTCCTAATTTAACTGTGTggtccattcacacacacacacacacactcactattGTAAGCCTGGATTTGTCTACTGTTGTAGGCCAGCGATTGAGATATGTGTCAAACCTAGTCTGAGGTCATAATCTCACTGCAATGCAAATTGTAATTCAAAGATCCAGGACTGTTGGTTGacaagatgcaaaaaaaattcCAAATATTTGTATGTGACCCGTTGTGAATAATAATGCAAGACCAAATGTATTGCAGTCACGTTGTTTCTAAGTTGCCAAgcgtttttttctcttcatttttttaatagatcAGAGGGTTTAGTTAGATAACAAGGCGTCCTCAGTGTGATTTTTAGTTGACCACATGCTAAAGTAGCTTACATGCAAATCTACAATGAATAGTTTTGACAGTTATGCACAGTTGCTGGTAATGTGAGAGTACtttgcagaaacacaacaggaaaaaaaaaaaaagctatcaAAGTCACATCACCTCACATCCTGAatcagcctcttttttttttcaaactacatTTCAGCATACCAGACTCTGTGGACTCACTTTTGTGACTCTGGGTGAGGTGGGAAGTGAACAAGAAGTGCAAGGAGTACGCTAGTGTGCATTTTGTAATTCACAGTAATAAATCCTCATCAATACGGCTCTGTCAGTTATAGATAAGCTTCATGTTTCTTGATAGATTGGGTAATAACTGGCTCAGATGTGTTAACTAAACCTGCAGTTCCCTGTTTAAAACATGAGTACGGTCTGAACACCATGCAAACCTTTTCAATCATTgtttaacagaaaaaataaaataaatctgtgggagaaaatccccaaaaacattcaaactcgCACACTTCCGTTGCATgttcacattttattaattcctcagattgttttcctgttttgtagtttttatctACGGCcgctctgtgtgttgtgtgtttgcagaaatAGAGCTGGGTGcagcagattatttttttatatatgcttTTAGAAGTTTCCTGATCTGATTCTGTGTACCTGTGCTGTCAACCCAGCAGAAAGCAGCTGCCTcatggttttatttaaaaaaaaaaaaaaaaaaaaaaaatgtctcactgTAGTCCTGCTAAATAATACAcactaatgttgttttttttgtaagtgcCTGCTTCCTTTTAAGCCCAACCAAGTCGAGCAATTTCACCCCTTTTCAGTCTGGTGTAATTGGTTTGAATTGTCTATTTATTATGTGGATGACttgaaagaaataaacactgaaaatgtgcTCAGGTTTCCTTGAGTATCATTCAGTATTGTGCTTTTCTGTCTCCAAATAGCACAAACAGTCTGTGAGCTTTAGTAACTCTGGTTTACAGAGTTGATTATTTGGTGTAAATGCTTCTCCACTCATCAAGGCTGTGTCTGCCCTCttgtggtgagagagaaaaacttCACTCTGGTTCACTTTTATTCAAACAGAATATATAGACTGACTGAAAAAAGTGTTGCACAAGTCAAGTTGTGCATTCATCAACGATACAATGATTAAGTTATCAGAATGGAAATAAATTCCACTGGTTCAAAACCTAATCTACAAGAATGAAAGCAGAGTTAAACATGTAAAGAAATACATAAGAATAATCTTATTTACTGTaagcatgaaaaacaataactgtaGTTGGAAAACACTAGGCAtcaaaaccttcaaaataaaatagactGTTCTGCTGCTCTTTTAATTACCTTTATTGTCTACGGACAAACTGcaaactgaccctttaaaatgggatctgcaaaaaaaagtttatcacTGTAATTGGGACTACGGGACAATATATATTATGGTTAGGCCAAAATATACAAAACCACTAATAAGATAATGAAACAGATGTTGGGTTTATTTAACGGTTTCAACTTTAATAACTCAATTATGTGCTTGAAATAGTTTTCTGTATGGTCGAATAATCAGGATATGATTACGCTGACAGCTGAAAGCTGAAAGTTTCGCCTCGCTGCTCCACCATTCCTCGCCTGGGAGCCAACACTGACAGCCCGCTGCTGGAGGCCCCAGGCCGTTTATGTTGGGCCCGCTGGAgagaagggaggcacaggagaaccagaaccaggactgagcgagGCAGACTGTCAGAGCCTGCTGCAGTTAAATGAGAGGttgtaaaagtagtaataccccGCTGGGAATGAACTGCATTGAggattttactttaataatacTACGTAAGTTTCATTATCATACCATGTCATATTATTGGATTTTTATTACTGAGTTCATCATATGTTTTTCAGgtaaaaatcttaatctgcacATGTGACTAAAGCAATAATTCCCTCTGAattgtagtgaagtagaagtattaagtagtacaaaatagaaataaagtaaagaacAAGTACTTTGTAGAGTAccaaagtaaatgtacttggttatCTTCCACtattacacatacagtacacgaCTCTCCTCAACACTGATGATTTACTCATGTATGTGTCCTTCATCAGCTCTTCTTTACACATGCAGCCTCCGGCTCTGTGCACTATGTGTAGAAGGATTTGCAGAGCGAGCTCATGCAACAACACTGAATATGTAAAGCCTCCTTAATCAGTCAGATAACCAGCCGTGACACGTTCTGGTCTCCAGCCCTTTGTGTGCGCAGTACACTGCGGATACTGCATGTTCGAGGATGAAGGTTCATCGGAGCTCCTGATTGGACGACGAAAGCCTTTGGTGTGGCTGCAG is drawn from Anoplopoma fimbria isolate UVic2021 breed Golden Eagle Sablefish chromosome 6, Afim_UVic_2022, whole genome shotgun sequence and contains these coding sequences:
- the LOC129091973 gene encoding pleckstrin homology domain-containing family A member 1-like isoform X1, which produces MPYVDRQNRICGFLDIEENESSGKFLRRYFILDTQQGSLVWFMDNPQNLPAGTDCVGSLKLTYISKVSDATKLRPKAEFCFVINAGMRKFFLQANDQQDLVDWVNALNKATKITVPKLSDGQQNAENQKALPDVVGPKKQVSYKTEIIGGVPIVTQTQQDGGDGADRTEREAMHRSHSQLPYFLGRPTHEHTVIKSGYCVKQGAVMRNWKRRYFLLEENSMSYFKSDLEKEPLRMIPLKEVHKVQECKQSDIMMRDNLFEVVTTSRTFYIQADSPEEMHSWIKAVSGAIVAQRGPGRSAATDHGGRSAFYRSPAGPPVPRSPISAMPPCYPEWGAAVTCGTRPQPGVGQRALHEPAATAQSQPHASTPVPAGDAPGKVTCDPPAITIDNSEESPWRRRSSFEPHMPEPHVDLDDADLPVSEV
- the LOC129091973 gene encoding pleckstrin homology domain-containing family A member 1-like isoform X5 → MPYVDRQNRICGFLDIEENESSGKFLRRYFILDTQQGSLVWFMDNPQNLPAGTDCVGSLKLTYISKVSDATKLRPKAEFCFVINAGMRKFFLQANDQQDLVDWVNALNKATKITVPKLSDGQQNAENQKALPDVVGPKKQVSYKTEIIGGVPIVTQTQQDGGDGADRTEREAMHRSHSQLPYFLGRPTHEHTVIKSGYCVKQGAVMRNWKRRYFLLEENSMSYFKSDLEKEPLRMIPLKEVHKVQECKQSDIMMRDNLFEVVTTSRTFYIQADSPEEMHSWIKAVSGAIVAQRGPGRSAATMRQARRLSNPCIQRYTSRIGECSSTLLQLCTCLRCVTSCLSLLFPPVRCLTTAAAPPSTAAPRVPPSLARPYLPCHHATQSGALLSRAVHARSLAWDSEHFMSLLPRPSHSHTPARLSLQETRLAK
- the LOC129091973 gene encoding pleckstrin homology domain-containing family A member 1-like isoform X3 is translated as MPYVDRQNRICGFLDIEENESSGKFLRRYFILDTQQGSLVWFMDNPQNLPAGTDCVGSLKLTYISKVSDATKLRPKAEFCFVINAGMRKFFLQANDQQDLVDWVNALNKATKITVPKLSDGQQNAENQKALPDVVGPKKQVSYKTEIIGGVPIVTQTQQDGGDGADRTEREAMHRSHSQLPYFLGRPTHEHTVIKSGYCVKQGAVMRNWKRRYFLLEENSMSYFKSDLEKEPLRMIPLKEVHKVQECKQSDIMMRDNLFEVVTTSRTFYIQADSPEEMHSWIKAVSGAIVAQRGPGRSAATMRQARRLSNPCIQRYTSRIGECSSTTTAAAPPSTAAPRVPPSLARPYLPCHHATQSGALLSRAVHARSLAWDSEHFMSLLPRPSHSHTPARLSLQETRLAK
- the LOC129091973 gene encoding pleckstrin homology domain-containing family A member 1-like isoform X2, whose translation is MPYVDRQNRICGFLDIEENESSGKFLRRYFILDTQQGSLVWFMDNPQNLPAGTDCVGSLKLTYISKVSDATKLRPKAEFCFVINAGMRKFFLQANDQQDLVDWVNALNKATKITVPKLSDGQQNAENQKALPDVVGPKKQVSYKTEIIGGVPIVTQTQDGGDGADRTEREAMHRSHSQLPYFLGRPTHEHTVIKSGYCVKQGAVMRNWKRRYFLLEENSMSYFKSDLEKEPLRMIPLKEVHKVQECKQSDIMMRDNLFEVVTTSRTFYIQADSPEEMHSWIKAVSGAIVAQRGPGRSAATDHGGRSAFYRSPAGPPVPRSPISAMPPCYPEWGAAVTCGTRPQPGVGQRALHEPAATAQSQPHASTPVPAGDAPGKVTCDPPAITIDNSEESPWRRRSSFEPHMPEPHVDLDDADLPVSEV